The following coding sequences are from one Calditrichota bacterium window:
- the mdh gene encoding malate dehydrogenase gives MARKKIALIGGGQIGGILALLVAQKELGDVVMVDIPEKEGVAKGKTLDIAEGTPLMGVDCNLSGTSNYADITGADVAIITAGVPRKPGMSREDLLDVNLKIMTNVAENVKKYAPDAFCIITTNPLDAMVYSFKKITGFPKNRVVGMAGVLDTGRFKSFVAMELGVSAEDITATVLGGHGPTMVPLPRLATVGGVPLTELLPQEKIDAIVARTRKAGTEIVGLLGNGSAFFSPAISAIEMAESYIRDKKRVLPCATYLEGEYGINGYYIGAPVIIGSGGVEKVLEIKLTDEEKAMLKNSLEAVKKAVADTKL, from the coding sequence ATGGCGCGAAAAAAAATTGCTTTGATTGGTGGAGGACAAATTGGTGGTATTTTGGCGCTTCTGGTTGCTCAAAAAGAACTGGGCGACGTCGTAATGGTTGATATTCCCGAAAAGGAAGGCGTGGCAAAAGGTAAAACTCTGGATATTGCTGAAGGGACGCCATTGATGGGCGTTGACTGCAATTTGTCCGGTACAAGCAACTATGCTGACATTACCGGAGCAGACGTGGCGATTATTACGGCAGGCGTGCCGCGCAAACCGGGAATGTCTCGCGAAGATTTGCTTGATGTGAACCTTAAAATTATGACCAATGTAGCGGAAAATGTCAAGAAATATGCTCCTGATGCATTTTGCATTATTACGACCAATCCGCTCGACGCAATGGTCTATTCTTTCAAAAAAATCACCGGTTTTCCTAAAAATCGCGTGGTCGGCATGGCCGGCGTACTGGATACCGGCAGATTCAAATCATTCGTGGCAATGGAACTGGGCGTTTCCGCGGAAGATATTACAGCGACAGTTCTCGGCGGACATGGGCCCACGATGGTTCCGCTGCCTCGTTTGGCGACTGTTGGCGGCGTGCCGCTGACGGAATTGTTACCGCAAGAAAAGATTGACGCAATTGTCGCGCGTACCCGCAAAGCCGGCACCGAAATCGTTGGTCTGTTGGGTAACGGCAGCGCATTTTTCAGCCCGGCAATCAGCGCCATCGAAATGGCAGAATCTTATATCAGAGACAAAAAACGCGTTTTGCCCTGCGCCACTTATCTGGAAGGCGAATATGGAATTAACGGCTACTACATCGGAGCGCCCGTGATTATTGGCTCCGGCGGCGTGGAAAAAGTGTTGGAAATCAAGCTCACTGACGAAGAGAAAGCCATGTTGAAGAATTCTTTGGAAGCCGTGAAAAAAGCAGTCGCTGACACGAAACTTTGA
- the rpmA gene encoding 50S ribosomal protein L27, which translates to MAHKKGVGSSKNGRDSKPKMRGVKVYGGQKVTAGSILVRQCGTKIHAGENVGMGGDFTLFSKIDGKVQYTTHGKSKKRVRVLPA; encoded by the coding sequence ATGGCTCACAAGAAAGGCGTTGGAAGCTCTAAAAACGGACGCGATAGCAAACCAAAAATGCGCGGCGTCAAAGTGTATGGCGGACAAAAAGTAACCGCCGGAAGCATTCTGGTTCGTCAATGCGGAACCAAAATTCACGCCGGAGAAAACGTAGGCATGGGCGGAGACTTTACTTTGTTTTCCAAGATTGACGGCAAAGTTCAGTACACTACGCACGGAAAATCGAAAAAGCGGGTGCGCGTTTTACCGGCATAA
- the rplU gene encoding 50S ribosomal protein L21 translates to MYAIVEVAGMQFKVHKNDEIVAPKLHVETGSEVEFDRVLFASDEEKVHVGNPVVKGAKVKATVVGDERGKKVIVFKKKRRKAYKLKKGHRQDFTRLKIEDIILS, encoded by the coding sequence ATGTACGCAATTGTTGAAGTTGCCGGGATGCAATTCAAAGTGCACAAAAACGATGAAATTGTCGCGCCGAAGCTGCATGTGGAGACCGGAAGCGAAGTCGAGTTTGATCGGGTTTTATTTGCATCGGACGAAGAAAAAGTTCATGTGGGAAATCCTGTTGTAAAAGGCGCAAAAGTCAAAGCTACTGTTGTCGGCGATGAGCGTGGCAAAAAAGTCATCGTTTTCAAAAAAAAACGGCGCAAAGCTTATAAACTTAAAAAAGGACATCGTCAGGATTTTACTCGTTTAAAAATTGAAGATATTATTTTATCATAA